GAACGGGCGCTAATAAATCGGCAAGTTTAAACGACTGCCAGTTCGAGGTGAAATTTGTAATCTGCGTGGCGCCAATGTACTGAGGAGTACCAGTATTGGTGAAGACTCCCGAAAACGAAACCCAGATCTGATCCTCAGGGTAGTCGCTCTGATTATTCGTGATCACAAATGGTGTATTGATGTAGGTTCCAGACACTAGAAAATCCTTTCTCTATGGTTAGGCCTCAGGGATTTGTCATGAGTCCAGATTGTATCGGGTAATGTTCAATTGTAAACACCTTGTAGACCAGTTAAGTAGTTTCTTCTGAATTTGTTCATCAGTAGAAACTGCGTCATTTCCAGGAGAATGAGCTTGGACTCGTTTTGATTTTGAGGCAGAGAGATTTCAGACAGCCAGCAAACTAACACGGTCTTAACGGACTATATTCAGGTCTGGTTTACCCCTGAAAAAGCAGAGTAGCATCTCAAAACCACGCCTCGAAGGATCTCAAAAATATTCACTTTGTGCCCAAATTGTATAGACAAATATTTATCCAAGTGTATATTAATAAACTGATGTATTGTTCTAAGTGTTGTTATTTACAAATGCTTTTCAATCAGAGGCCGAGCCCAAAATCTGGCCGATTGATCATCCCCATGACTTTTATCTGCCTCCTGTTTCCTTTCTTAAGAGGCATCCACGTTCGATTCGATTTCAAAATAAGGAGTACTCTGTGGTGAAAAATTTATCAAAAGACAGGCGCAACGGGTTCACTTTGATTGAATTACTGGTCGTGATAGCCATCATCGCGATCTTAATTGCGCTGTTGTTGCCCGCGGTCCAGCAGGCACGTGAAGCCGCGCGCCGTTCGCAGTGTAAAAACAATTTGAAGCAGTTTGGATTGGCGTTCCATAACTACCACGATTCTCATAACACCTTTCCGCCCGGGATCATTAACCGTCCCGGTGGTTCTGGCTGGTCTGACCGCTGCGCGAACATGTCGAATGGAGTCGCGTTGCCTGATAACAATTATCGTGCCTGGGGCTGGGGCGTATTCATCCTGCCTAATCTTGATCAGGCACCATTATACAACACGCTCAAACCAGATGGCTGCCGGATGCCGAATGCGGGAGACAGTTATGGAAATACGACGCCATTAAATGACCCTTACCCGTCATTTCGCTGTCCCTCCGATACGGGAAAAGCCGTCAATGCCATGCACCAGAGTTATTCCACATCGAACTATGTTGTGAATGAGCGGATTTGTGTTGGAAACAGCAAGATCCGCATCCGCGACATCACCGATGGTACCAGCAACACACTGTTGTTGGGCGAACGTCGACTGAAACGCGACCCTGCCGGGAAACGATATGGGGGCGCGATCATCTGGGGACGCAGCAATAATACGGATGCTGCCAATAAATTTCGTGTGAACTGGCCGATCAATACGCCTACTGCATCAACGTCAAGTTCCAATGCTGCTTCAGGCGACAGCGGTTGTACGCGGCACGGTGTGAGCAGTAACCACGAAGGGGGCGCTCACTTCTTAATGGCTGATGGCGCGGTCCGCTTCATCAGCGAAAACATCAGCCACAATCCGGCAGCCGGTTCCACAACGACCTGTCTGGGAATGAATCTGAACATGGCAGGGCCGGGGTTTATCTATCAGAATTTGTATTTCATCGATGACGATTACGTTGTGGGAGAGTTCTAAGCGCCATCGCCGATCTATTTCCAGTCAACCAGCTCAAGTGGGTTGGTTGATCTGTTTTACAACACATAATAATTTATGAGGTTCTTACAGATGAATCAAACAAGCATCGCCGTACGGGCATTGCTGATGGTCCTGATTACAAGTCTTTCCGGATGCGGAAGTCAGAAAGAATATACAGGCGAGAAACGATTTCCAATCACGGGAACGGTCTCCTTCAAAGGGGAACCAGTCTCCAGCGGGATGATTTCACTGATTCCCGAAGATGGAAATTCCAATCCTGCCGGCGGCCCGATCGAAAACGGCACGTTTTCCATTCCGGAAGAAAAAGGCCCCAATAAGGCAACCTACCGCGTAGCCGTCTATTGGCGTAAGCCCACGGGGAAAAAAGTCAAAGACGCTGACACGGGAGAAGAAATCGATCAAGTCAAGCAAGTGATCCCGGCCAAGTATAACGACGCAACAGAGCTTTCCGTAGTGGTTGCAGGCAATCCTGAAGAAGATGTCTTGAAACTGGACCTTACAGAGTAATTTTGTTCCGGATTCAGCGAGTTGTTTGGGGCGACTTCTTTGGTTGTCGCATCACAGAATCTGTTTGCGGCACAATCTGAATCGCGTTAAACATCGAGTAATCACTGCCGGCACGATGACTGATCAGCGTTAGTATCTGACCGGCTTTAATTTTGAAGTTAAAGCTCACAAACTGCAAACCTTCACGGTAGGGTTGAGTGCGAAAGTTCCAGGTGCCGTCGTTGGCCGTCGCTTTTTTACCGACCACGCGATTACCAACTTTCAGTTCAATCTCTGCATTTTGATTGGGAGCATCCCCATGTGCGAAGACATAGATTTTGTAACTGCCAGCCGGAAGGTCTAAGACTTTTGTTTGTAAGTCGACACAGCGACAATTGTGATAAATATAGCCTTGGAAGATTCCCGATTGTCCTTTAATACCCCATTCGCCGTCATGCCGTGAAATCCGCAATCGCGCTGTGCTGGAGCTGGCATCACTAAACCGCGTGTAGTCCACCGCTGTCGTGCCGATGTCCACAGAATTCCAGACATCGTTCGGGCGTCCCACAATTCCGTCGTAGTTTCCGATCCCCGGATCGTGCGCGAATACGATGTTCAAAGATCGCACAGCGGGTCGGTTCATACCGGGTAGGGGCCGGGAACGTTTTCCATTCACAGGCAAAGATTGATAAGGTCCCCCCTGGATTGGTTTTAACTCATTCTTTTTTGGCTGCTGCTGCGGAATCGGTTCGGCTTGCGATTGTTGAATATTTAGTGTTGGCTTGGATTGCTTCTGCTCTGGCTGTTGCACTTTCGTCTGCTCTGGCGACGACTGCTGGGCGTGAGCCGTTTCGGTGAGACCGATCTGGAATACTCCCAGCAATCCGGTCAGTCCGAGAAACGAAACGGCAAAGATCAGCATCGTGCGTCGAGGGACAGGGCGTCGATCCTGTGTTTCCTGGAGAATCGCCTGCAGACGCCGGGTGAAACCGTTGCGACCTGCCATGGAGACTGCCGTTGATTCCAGCATCTTGTTCGAATGAAAATGTGAGACCGCCTGCATCAGTAGTGCTGCATAATCTGACGCACGTTCCCCATTCTGCAACACAACATCATCGCAGGCGAGTTCGCGTTCGAGATGCAGCGATCGGGCTGCTACCCAGACGAGTGGATTCAACCAGTACAGCACACACGTCAGCTGCACAAACAGTTGAGACAGACAATCGAGGCGAGAAACATGAGCCAGTTCATGCAGGATGGCACAGCGGATTTCCTGTTCCGGCCAGTGCTCCGCTTCTCGGGGAAGCAGAATTGACGGGCAGATAATTCCCCAGGTCATCGGCATGACTCTTTGATCCGTGACATACAGTCTCACTGGTCTGGAATAATCGAGGTCGTCGCGACACGTCTGCAGCAAATCGAACAACTGACCTTCGGCTACCGCTTCATAGTTCCGGGACGTCGACCAGAGCCGCACACGCATGATCAACAGTCGAATCAACATTGCCACACATCCCATCAGCCAGAACACATTCAAGGTCATCACCACATTGGGGAGGAAAGCAGACGGCGAGACGCTGATTTTGTCTGTATTCGATAAAGAAGTCTGGGAAGCCGACGATGATGGTAGAGTGCTTTGGAGAACGTCTTTCTGAGGGGAGTGCTGAGTTTGCAAAACCGGCAAGGCGGCGGATGGTCGATTCCTATGATGACTGTTGGCCGCCTGATTTATCGTGCCCGCTTCCAGCGTCCATTTGGGGACACACAAGTTAACGACAGGCAACGCAAGTAGAGCCACGATCGCGACACTCCAGACGGAATAGCGGAACGCTGCGCTGGCGCGTCGCATGAGACGTACCATGACAAACGCAACAGCGAGAATCAGAGTCGACTTGATCGTAAGCTCCAGCAGGAAATACCATTGCCCGTCGAACGAAGCGAGTTCGAATTCTGTATGCATAACTTAGTTTCCCTTTTCTCGAGCTGCTTTGATGAGCTTGACCATATCACGCAATTCGTCGTCGGTCAGCGTTTCGTCGCCACTGGCAAGCTGTGCCGCCAGTGCCTGTTTGAACGAGCCTTCAAAAAATGTCTGGACCACATGCTTCAACGCTTTGGTCCCTTCCGGCCGCCGTGGGGAAGTGGGGGAATAAAGAAACTCACGCCCCTGTTTGTGCCGCTGTACGATCTCTTTTTCCATCAGAATGCGGAGCATGGTTCGTATTGCCGTCGGCGTCGGCGCGTTCGGCAGATCGCTTTGGATATCGAGCACAGTCGCTTCACTGCGCGAATAAATCGAATCCATGATTTGACGTTCCCGCCTGCTAAGGTCGGCGTGCTGTGACATGTCTTAGTTCCCTGAAAATCAAGAATGTTGATTCGCTAATAAATTAGCGTTTCGAAAAAGAGGTGTCAACATGAAAAGCTAAATTTTTAGCGAATAGAGGCGTCAGGCAAAAACATGGAACCGGAATGTACGTGTCTTACGCGAATTTCATGGTAGTCTAAAACGAATTTTCTTTAGTTGTTTGCGATTCTGAAAAGTAGGGTGCGGACCCATGTGTCCGCCCGCCTGGCGGTGTTCGAATCGGAAATTACTCTTACTATGGAACCAAATCTAGCGTTGAAGCGACACGATGCAATTTAGTCATAACCGAAGGGAGACACTTGGGGCTCCCCTACACTTTCTGTAGATCGGAACGTTTTCTCAATCACTGTTGGCAAGCCAACAGTGCCAGCCTCCCGAAGAAATTATTTCGTGTTCTTTCGAGATTTTCGTGGTAGAACGCAAACGAAACGGATCTTCAACAGACTGTTATTTGCCTTTCTCCACATTTTCAAGGATCGCAGTACCCTTGGCGTCGATGCCGATAATGCGTTTGGTTGGAATCTGGTCGGGGCGATAGAGTTGGGGGCGATGTTGAAAATTCGGATCCTGCAGTTTCTTCACAATGATGTTTCCCAATTCGTGATGCAGCTTAGCGGCGGTTGCCAGGTCCATCTGTGCCATGAAGGCCGAGAAATTGTGATCGGGATCATGCAGCCGCAATTGCACGCGACCATCGGGGAGATATCTGCCGTTGTGATCGATGCCTCGTGTTCCTGTCTCGACACTCCAGCGATAGCGCGAAGGGATCGTGACAACGCCCGAGTCAGACACAGCTAATGCGCTGGTATACATGTGAAAAGAATTTCCTTGAGTGTAGTTTTTCTCAGTCGTAGAGGGTGTATCCGCAGAGAGAACCGTCAACACGCCACAGACGGCAAGGAAGCTGAAAAACGAGGGGCTGAGAAACCGTTTCATTTTGTGATTCCATTCATTTTGAGTGAACTGCTAAAAGAGAAATCGAAAACGGGGGAGAGGCCACCATTTCTTCCTCAAGCTTCCGAATCGATCCTTCAAAGCGTGAGTCTACAGGATCGTCGATCAGATGTCATTCAAATTATGGAGACTCCAGATCGCTTTATAGTTGATTCCTGCTGGAAAATGTTGGATAACAGTAGGTTGAGAAAATTCTCTTTTGTTCGCTGAAACTCATTCTTACCATTCAACTTGATTGCTGATTCATAAAGGAAGCGCACCTGTGATTCGAAACACCCAAACTCTGATGACGCTGTTGCTGTCCGCGTGTCTGACTCTGACAGTCGCGGCTGCGGAAAAATCCGACGATTCGTTAAACAAACTTTCAACCGCGGAAAAGAAAAGCGGCTGGAGACTGCTATTCGACGGTAAAACAACCGACGGTTGGCGGAATTATCAGAAAGACAGCGTCAGTGACGGCTGGACGATCAAAGACGGCGTCCTTTCCCGTTCCGCCAAAGGGGCCGGTGATATCATTACCGACGATGAGTTCGAGTTCTTCGAAATCTCGCTCGAGTATCGGATCTCCAAAGCAGGCAACAGCGGCCTGATGTTCCACGTCACCGAGGAAGAAAAAACTCCGTGGCGCACCGGACCTGAAATCCAGATTCAGGACAATGTCGATGGCCAAGACCCGCAGAAAGCAGGCTGGCTCTACCAGCTTTACAAACCGGCGACTCCCAAATGGATGATCGAAGCCGAGAAAGCCGGCAAGAAAGTCACCCCGGCTGTCGTCGATGCTACGCGTCCCGCAGGTAAGTGGAATCATCTGTTTCTCAGAGTCGGCCCCGATCGATCTGAAGTCATCATGAACGGCGTGAAATATTATCGTTTCAATAAAGGGAGTGCCGACTGGGACAAACGGGTTGCTGCCAGCAAGTTTTCCAAGTTCCCAAAATTCGGAAAAGCGACCAAAGGGCACATCTGCCTGCAGGACCATAACGATCTGGTCTCTTTCCGAAACATTAAGATCAGAGAAATCCCCGCGGACAACTCGGTCAAAGATCCCAGCGATGGCAAGCTCTCTCTCAAAGCCGTGCCCGCATTCCCGGATTTGAAATGGGAAGGCTGGGAAGCCGTCGATGAAAACACGGGGAAAGTGGTTCCCCTGCGTCCGATGATCATCACACATGCCAACGATGGCAGCGGACGTATCTTTGTCGCCACCCAGCGCGGCATGATTCACATCATCGATAAGAATTCACCAAAGAAAACAAAACTGTTTCTCGATATCCGCGATCAAGTAGCGCCCTGGAAAAAGAACAACGAAGAAGGTCTGTTAGGTTTCGCCTTTCATCCCGACTTTAAAGAGAACGGCCAGTTTTTCGTTTACTATTCTGCTGAAGGAAGCCCGCGAAAATCGCACGTCTCCCGTTTTCAGGTTTCGGCCGACGATCCCAACAAAGCAGACCCCAAAAGTGAGACTGTTGTGATGGCCATCGATCAGCCTTATGGCAACCATAACGGCGGTTCGATTGCATTCGGTCCCGACGGCTATCTCTATATCGGCCTCGGCGACGGTGGTTCCGGCAACGATCCTTTGGGCAACGGGCAGAACCTGGAAACCCTGCTTGGTTCCATCTTACGCATTGATGTCGATCATACATCTAATGGCAAGAACTACGCGATTCCCGCGGACAACCCGTTCGTGAATCGAGCCAAAGCGCAGCCGGAAATCTATGCTTACGGCCTGCGAAATGTCTGGCGGCTGGGCTTCGATCCCAAAACCGGCACCTTGTACGCCGGTGAAGTCGGCCAGGATCTCTGGGAAGAAATTAACATCATCAAAAAGGGCGGCAACTACGGCTGGAGCGTTCGTGAAGGCACACGCAACTTTGGCAATCGCCCTGAGACCGCGAAAGAAACCCCCATCGATCCGATCTGGGAATATGATCATGGCGTCGGTCGTTCCATTACCGGCGGTGTTGTCTATCGAGGTAAACGGCTGCCTGAACTGGAAGGCATGTACGTCTACGCTGATTTCGTCTCGGGCAAAATCTGGGCGCTCAAATACGACGAAGAGTCCGGCAAGGTCGTTCGCAATCTGCAAATCAGCGCAGGCGGCATCCCCGTGATGTCCTTTGGTACCGACGAAGACGGCGAACTGTATTACACCGTCCAAACTGTCAAAGGCGGCGAAGGCATTTTTCGGTTCGAGAAAGAGTAGTCGTTATGGATTGGTTTTTGGAACTTTCCTGACCGCCGTTTTCAACAATAGAGAACAGGAAACAGAAAGCCGATAACCAATCGGAATTAAACTACCACGAAGGACACGAAAAGATTTGAAGTGGGTGGCACTCTTGGCTTGCCCAACAGTGTTGGTTCAATTCCAGAAAAGCACATTCAATAATTGTTGTGGTAGGGTCAAATCCATGTATCCGCCCGCCTAATGAGATTCAAAATGAATTCAAGTATTCAAAGGAAACATTAAACCCACTCATACAGTGCTGCAAAATGACGCCGATACCGCGGGTAGACACATGGGTCTACCCCTACTTTTTCTGTGGGCCACCTAATAGAATGGATTCGAATGATATTGTTTTCAGGACACCAGCCATGATTCAAAACCATCGCTTTGACAATCGCATCGTTCGAGGCATCACCATCGCCTTGACCGTTATTGCGATTACTCTGATCTACTTCGCGACACTGTTCCGAAAGGATGCTTATTTGATTCTTGGTATCACGTTCGCTCTCTACGGCATTTTAAGGTTGGCGAAGAGGCTGCTCTCTGGTGTTTCCGTCGACAAGCTGGATCGAATCACCTTTTATGCCTTTATTCTACTGTCGTTGCCCCCCCTGTCCTATGGCATCTGGCAAGCACTCATTCATACGAATATCATTGGTCGATAAGCATAAATTTTCAGGAACTAAAAATAATGTACCGCCTCGCTCTGCTTCTTTTTGCATTCTGTCTTACTTCTCAAAGTTTCGCCGCGAATCGTCCCAATGTGTTGTTCATTGCCGTTGACGATCTGCGACCCGAACTGGCCTGTTACGGCAAGCAGCACATTCATTCGCCGCACATCGACAAGCTGGCGGAGAGCGGCACTTTGTTTGAGCGGGCGTTCTGTATGGTGCCGACCTGTGGGGCGTCTCGGGCCAGTCTGATGACCAGTATTCGTCCCGCTCGTAAACGCTTTGTCAATTTTCTGACCTGGGCCGAAAAAGACGCGCCCGGCATCACAACCATGAACACGCATTTTAAACAAAACGGCTATGAAACCGTTTCACTGGGAAAGATCTTTCATCATACCAGGGATAGCGCGCAGGGCTGGTCGGAACCGGCGTGGCGGCCGAAGGGCGTTTCCTGGTACCAGCGCCCAGAAAATCAGAAAGTACATGCCCAACAGCAAAAAGAGGGAAAAAAACAGGGCAAAAAATGGAAGGGTCCTGCCTGGGAATCGGCGGACGTGCCCGATAACGCCTACGCGGACGGCGTGCTCGCTGAAAAAGCAATCAGCACCCTGCAGCAGTTGAAAAAACAGGACGAGCCCTTCTTTCTAGCGGTCGGTTTTTTCAAGCCCCATCTCCCTTTTATTGCGCCACAGAAATACTGGGACCTGTATGATCACGACAAGATTCAACTGCCCGACAATTACAAGGTCCCCCAGAACGCACCGAAAGAATCGATCCACAATTCCGGCGAATTGCGGTCTTACGCTGACATACCACGTAAAGGACCTGTCTCTGAAGAAACCGCCCGCAATCTGATTCACGGCTACTATGCCTGCGTCAGTTATACTGACGCCCAGATTGGTAAGTTACTCGCCGAACTGGATCGTCTGAAGCTGAGCGAGAATACGATTGTCGTTCTCTGGGGCGATCACGGCTGGAACCTCGGAGATCACACCCTCTGGTGCAAACACAGCTGCTACGAAAGTTCCCTGCACATCCCACTCATCGTTCGGGCGCCAGGCATCAAAGGAGGCGGACGCAGGTCAGCGCTGATTGAGACGATTGACCTCTATCCCTCTCTCTGTAATCTGACCGGAATTCCCCAGCCTGAACACCTCGCGGGACAGAGCTTTGTCGGATTGATGCGCGATCCCGATACTCAATGGAAGCAGGCCGCGGTCAGCCGTTTCCGCAACGGCGACACCATCCGCACCGATACACTTCGTTATACCGAATACACCTATCCCAAAGGAAAACTGATTTCAAAGATGCTGTACGATCACAAAATGGACCCCGCCGAAAACACAAATGTAGTGGAAGCACGAACCGACGAAAGCCGTGTTCTGTCACAGAAGCTAAACAAAATCAAAGGCCGCGACCGGAAACCAGGGAAACAGTGATGGGATTGAAAGAGGTGTCTGGAGCAGCACAACGGATCGGGCACCTTAGATTCAAGTCACGATCGTGTTGGCTTGCCAACAGTGCAGGCGGAACTGGAATATTTCTACCACGAAAGCACACGAAAAGAATATCAGTAGGAGCAGGATGTCGCAGATCATGCGACCGATTTCAGAGTAACATCACCCATCGAGACGTAGGGGCAGATCCATGTGTCTGCCCGCCTGGTGAGTTTGGTTCTGGGATTAGTTATTTGAGGGAACCAGATTATCCTCTCACAAGTAATACCACACAAATGATGTTGAAAAGCGGAGAGACACTTTAGGCACACCATGTGTTTTCTGATGATCGAGTAGACTCACTAATGACAGTTGGCAAGCCATCAGTAGAACCCGTCGAAAACGAAATAACTCAGAAAAATCGGCAGCGGACTGCATGAATCGCAGCCGGCTGCCTGTTCTATTTTCAACGGATCAGTATCGCTGAAGCCGGGACGCCTTAAATGTGTCCCAGCAATACCAGGATCAGGACGATAACTAAAATCAGGCCGATCCCGCCACTCGGTCCGTAGCCCCAGTTACGACTGTGACCCCAGTTCGGTAACGCCCCGAGCAGAAACAAAATCAGGATGATCAGTAAAATGGTACCCAGCATAACAAAACTCCTTCGATGTATTCTTCTTTGACGCTGTATTGACTTCACTGCAACGAAACAGCGATGAGCGTTGGTCTCTTATCTGGGTAAGAGAATGCAGTTTGCGTGCCAGCGACTCTCATCGTGAGGGAGCATTTTAGTGACTGGCTGGATTCGCTCTGTTTTAAATGGCTTTATTTCTTTTTTGCGAACTCAATTTTTGTATGAGACACATGTCGGTGCGCACCGAAACCAAGTCCGTTCGAGCGGTCAGCCGTCAGAGTGGGTGGCAAGCAGTCTTTGCACCAGTATGCGTGAACCACGGGGACACAAAAAACGGGAAACAGAAATGATCTGTTTCCCGCATCTGGACCAATTGGTTCCAGACTGATTGATTATAAGCATTTCAGGAATGCCACCAGCGCCGCTTTTTCCTGTTCCGTCAGGTTGGTCTGCAGAACCAGGTTATAGAACTCAACGGAATCGGCGAGTGTCAGTAGTCGACCGTCGTGGTGATACGGAGGAGAGTCCTTAATCCCACGTAACGTAAAGGTCTTAATCGGACCATCGGCAATGTTGTACTGTCCCGCGATCAT
This window of the Gimesia fumaroli genome carries:
- a CDS encoding DUF3309 family protein, with the protein product MLGTILLIILILFLLGALPNWGHSRNWGYGPSGGIGLILVIVLILVLLGHI
- a CDS encoding BlaI/MecI/CopY family transcriptional regulator — translated: MSQHADLSRRERQIMDSIYSRSEATVLDIQSDLPNAPTPTAIRTMLRILMEKEIVQRHKQGREFLYSPTSPRRPEGTKALKHVVQTFFEGSFKQALAAQLASGDETLTDDELRDMVKLIKAAREKGN
- a CDS encoding DUF1559 family PulG-like putative transporter encodes the protein MKNLSKDRRNGFTLIELLVVIAIIAILIALLLPAVQQAREAARRSQCKNNLKQFGLAFHNYHDSHNTFPPGIINRPGGSGWSDRCANMSNGVALPDNNYRAWGWGVFILPNLDQAPLYNTLKPDGCRMPNAGDSYGNTTPLNDPYPSFRCPSDTGKAVNAMHQSYSTSNYVVNERICVGNSKIRIRDITDGTSNTLLLGERRLKRDPAGKRYGGAIIWGRSNNTDAANKFRVNWPINTPTASTSSSNAASGDSGCTRHGVSSNHEGGAHFLMADGAVRFISENISHNPAAGSTTTCLGMNLNMAGPGFIYQNLYFIDDDYVVGEF
- a CDS encoding sulfatase, with translation MYRLALLLFAFCLTSQSFAANRPNVLFIAVDDLRPELACYGKQHIHSPHIDKLAESGTLFERAFCMVPTCGASRASLMTSIRPARKRFVNFLTWAEKDAPGITTMNTHFKQNGYETVSLGKIFHHTRDSAQGWSEPAWRPKGVSWYQRPENQKVHAQQQKEGKKQGKKWKGPAWESADVPDNAYADGVLAEKAISTLQQLKKQDEPFFLAVGFFKPHLPFIAPQKYWDLYDHDKIQLPDNYKVPQNAPKESIHNSGELRSYADIPRKGPVSEETARNLIHGYYACVSYTDAQIGKLLAELDRLKLSENTIVVLWGDHGWNLGDHTLWCKHSCYESSLHIPLIVRAPGIKGGGRRSALIETIDLYPSLCNLTGIPQPEHLAGQSFVGLMRDPDTQWKQAAVSRFRNGDTIRTDTLRYTEYTYPKGKLISKMLYDHKMDPAENTNVVEARTDESRVLSQKLNKIKGRDRKPGKQ
- a CDS encoding PQQ-dependent sugar dehydrogenase produces the protein MIRNTQTLMTLLLSACLTLTVAAAEKSDDSLNKLSTAEKKSGWRLLFDGKTTDGWRNYQKDSVSDGWTIKDGVLSRSAKGAGDIITDDEFEFFEISLEYRISKAGNSGLMFHVTEEEKTPWRTGPEIQIQDNVDGQDPQKAGWLYQLYKPATPKWMIEAEKAGKKVTPAVVDATRPAGKWNHLFLRVGPDRSEVIMNGVKYYRFNKGSADWDKRVAASKFSKFPKFGKATKGHICLQDHNDLVSFRNIKIREIPADNSVKDPSDGKLSLKAVPAFPDLKWEGWEAVDENTGKVVPLRPMIITHANDGSGRIFVATQRGMIHIIDKNSPKKTKLFLDIRDQVAPWKKNNEEGLLGFAFHPDFKENGQFFVYYSAEGSPRKSHVSRFQVSADDPNKADPKSETVVMAIDQPYGNHNGGSIAFGPDGYLYIGLGDGGSGNDPLGNGQNLETLLGSILRIDVDHTSNGKNYAIPADNPFVNRAKAQPEIYAYGLRNVWRLGFDPKTGTLYAGEVGQDLWEEINIIKKGGNYGWSVREGTRNFGNRPETAKETPIDPIWEYDHGVGRSITGGVVYRGKRLPELEGMYVYADFVSGKIWALKYDEESGKVVRNLQISAGGIPVMSFGTDEDGELYYTVQTVKGGEGIFRFEKE
- a CDS encoding M56 family metallopeptidase is translated as MHTEFELASFDGQWYFLLELTIKSTLILAVAFVMVRLMRRASAAFRYSVWSVAIVALLALPVVNLCVPKWTLEAGTINQAANSHHRNRPSAALPVLQTQHSPQKDVLQSTLPSSSASQTSLSNTDKISVSPSAFLPNVVMTLNVFWLMGCVAMLIRLLIMRVRLWSTSRNYEAVAEGQLFDLLQTCRDDLDYSRPVRLYVTDQRVMPMTWGIICPSILLPREAEHWPEQEIRCAILHELAHVSRLDCLSQLFVQLTCVLYWLNPLVWVAARSLHLERELACDDVVLQNGERASDYAALLMQAVSHFHSNKMLESTAVSMAGRNGFTRRLQAILQETQDRRPVPRRTMLIFAVSFLGLTGLLGVFQIGLTETAHAQQSSPEQTKVQQPEQKQSKPTLNIQQSQAEPIPQQQPKKNELKPIQGGPYQSLPVNGKRSRPLPGMNRPAVRSLNIVFAHDPGIGNYDGIVGRPNDVWNSVDIGTTAVDYTRFSDASSSTARLRISRHDGEWGIKGQSGIFQGYIYHNCRCVDLQTKVLDLPAGSYKIYVFAHGDAPNQNAEIELKVGNRVVGKKATANDGTWNFRTQPYREGLQFVSFNFKIKAGQILTLISHRAGSDYSMFNAIQIVPQTDSVMRQPKKSPQTTR